In Methylocystis echinoides, one genomic interval encodes:
- a CDS encoding Imm74 family immunity protein gives MARMKIKVEMTEGAIRVRHDSRTLTIHAEAPDAESGDETDFVVRLDEIDHWDAPDQDKEIDIVELQQILDAVEKELAKHGLTVDFD, from the coding sequence ATGGCGCGGATGAAGATCAAGGTCGAGATGACAGAGGGCGCGATCAGGGTGCGCCACGACAGCCGCACGCTGACGATCCACGCCGAAGCCCCCGACGCGGAGTCGGGCGACGAAACCGATTTCGTCGTGCGGCTCGATGAGATCGATCACTGGGACGCCCCTGACCAGGACAAAGAAATCGACATCGTCGAACTGCAACAAATATTGGACGCGGTCGAAAAGGAACTGGCCAAGCACGGCCTCACAGTCGATTTCGACTGA
- the mutY gene encoding A/G-specific adenine glycosylase encodes MIEPFQTPRKRAAALLAWYDAHRRDLPWRAGPGERADPYAVWLSEIMLQQTTVATVRGYYEAFLARWPTVEALAAAPLEDVLAAWAGLGYYARARNLHACAGRVARELGGRFPQSEAALRGLPGVGPYTAGAIAAIAFDAPSAAIDGNVERVMARLHAIAAPLRQAKPLVREKVEEMLPAARAGDFAQALMDLGATVCTPRAPNCGACPLAADCVAYRCGVAEAYPIKGKKAEKPKRRGAIFVLQRGDFALLARRPPKGLLGGMSAFPATPFDRDVPPDDWLGFAPCPAAWRALPESVAHVFTHFALSATVFVARTTSPRPLGSAGRWAALSDLDKEGLPTLMRKAAAAAGLL; translated from the coding sequence ATGATAGAGCCTTTCCAAACCCCGAGAAAGCGCGCCGCCGCGCTCCTCGCCTGGTACGACGCCCACCGGCGCGATCTGCCGTGGCGGGCGGGGCCCGGTGAGCGCGCGGACCCTTACGCGGTCTGGCTTTCCGAAATCATGCTGCAACAGACCACTGTCGCGACGGTCAGGGGCTATTACGAAGCCTTTCTGGCGCGATGGCCCACGGTCGAGGCGCTGGCGGCGGCGCCGCTGGAGGATGTGCTCGCGGCCTGGGCGGGTCTCGGCTATTACGCCCGCGCCCGCAATCTTCACGCCTGCGCGGGCCGTGTCGCCCGCGAGCTGGGCGGCCGCTTTCCTCAAAGCGAAGCCGCGCTCAGGGGCTTGCCCGGCGTCGGGCCTTATACGGCGGGAGCGATCGCGGCGATCGCCTTTGACGCGCCCTCAGCGGCGATCGACGGCAATGTCGAGCGGGTGATGGCGCGGCTCCACGCCATCGCCGCCCCTTTGCGGCAGGCGAAGCCGCTCGTGCGCGAAAAAGTCGAGGAGATGCTTCCCGCCGCACGGGCGGGAGATTTCGCGCAGGCGCTGATGGACCTCGGCGCCACGGTCTGCACGCCGCGCGCGCCGAATTGCGGCGCCTGCCCGCTCGCCGCCGACTGCGTCGCCTATCGGTGCGGCGTGGCGGAGGCATATCCGATCAAGGGTAAGAAAGCCGAAAAGCCGAAGCGGCGCGGCGCCATTTTTGTCCTGCAGCGCGGCGATTTCGCGCTTCTCGCCCGCCGCCCGCCCAAGGGGCTTCTTGGCGGCATGAGCGCATTCCCGGCGACCCCCTTCGACCGCGACGTGCCTCCCGACGACTGGCTCGGCTTCGCGCCCTGCCCCGCGGCCTGGCGGGCGCTGCCCGAATCCGTCGCTCATGTGTTTACCCATTTTGCGTTGAGCGCCACGGTCTTCGTGGCGAGGACGACATCGCCGCGGCCGCTCGGCTCCGCCGGCCGCTGGGCGGCGCTAAGCGATCTCGATAAGGAAGGCCTGCCGACGCTGATGCGCAAGGCGGCGGCGGCGGCGGGGCTGCTTTAG
- a CDS encoding DciA family protein produces the protein MGAPPRGKKPITRSLAEYVQRQIDPLAARQGFGEASLLIRWREIVGARVANLCSPERLQWPARGRKAAPGRPQEPATLVLRVEPGFGLEIQHMAPAILDRVNAHLGWRCVDRVALRQQALDIRASAPPARPAPPDPARRAAAEAATEGVTEPALRAALVKLGERALAGKRKDDRP, from the coding sequence ATGGGCGCCCCGCCGCGCGGGAAAAAACCAATCACCCGTTCGCTCGCCGAATATGTGCAACGGCAGATCGACCCCCTCGCGGCGCGGCAAGGCTTTGGGGAAGCGTCCCTGCTGATCCGGTGGCGGGAGATCGTCGGCGCCCGCGTCGCCAATCTATGTTCGCCCGAGCGGCTGCAATGGCCTGCTCGCGGCCGCAAGGCGGCGCCGGGGCGGCCGCAGGAGCCTGCGACCCTCGTCCTGCGGGTCGAGCCCGGCTTCGGCCTCGAAATTCAGCATATGGCGCCGGCGATTCTGGATCGCGTGAACGCCCATCTGGGCTGGCGGTGCGTCGACCGTGTGGCGCTGCGTCAACAGGCGCTGGACATTCGGGCGTCCGCACCGCCGGCGCGCCCCGCCCCGCCCGACCCCGCCCGGCGCGCAGCCGCCGAAGCCGCGACCGAGGGCGTGACCGAACCGGCGCTGCGGGCGGCGCTGGTGAAGCTCGGCGAACGAGCCTTGGCCGGTAAGCGAAAGGACGACCGGCCATAG
- the csgH gene encoding curli-like amyloid fiber formation chaperone CsgH, with the protein MIWRWLMALGDAPAIQCNIDVENQKGSVSLRGRIVSARATSGDYRLEIQSRSRSSSSNISQAGQFKAEPQAPVFVGLANLSMEAGTRLVARLTVQTADARRCSSEREISDE; encoded by the coding sequence ATGATATGGAGATGGTTGATGGCCTTAGGCGACGCGCCCGCAATTCAATGCAATATAGATGTGGAGAATCAAAAAGGCAGCGTGTCCCTTCGCGGCCGCATTGTTAGCGCCAGGGCAACGAGCGGGGATTATCGACTGGAAATCCAGTCCCGGAGTCGCTCTAGCAGTTCGAACATCAGCCAAGCCGGACAATTCAAGGCGGAGCCCCAAGCGCCGGTCTTCGTCGGACTTGCAAACTTGAGTATGGAGGCGGGAACCCGATTGGTGGCGCGGCTGACGGTACAGACTGCTGATGCGCGGCGGTGCAGTTCTGAAAGAGAGATTTCTGACGAGTGA
- a CDS encoding Spy/CpxP family protein refolding chaperone, with the protein MNKFTVASVALAISMAFCTISAQARGARSSNQDSADQGATCRMNEHVDGQLGFIQAELKISEAQVPQWNVFAGAFRADKEKQAQLCAAAQEQARSMATAPLPASMGIMADRLTARLDSVRAMQAAIAPLYAILTPEQKKKADEIMKGVSGM; encoded by the coding sequence ATGAACAAGTTCACAGTTGCCTCAGTGGCTTTAGCCATCAGCATGGCTTTTTGCACGATCAGTGCACAAGCACGCGGGGCGAGATCAAGTAATCAAGATTCTGCCGACCAAGGCGCGACGTGCCGCATGAACGAACACGTCGACGGTCAACTCGGCTTTATACAAGCGGAGCTTAAAATATCAGAGGCGCAGGTCCCCCAGTGGAATGTCTTCGCTGGCGCATTCCGCGCGGATAAAGAAAAGCAAGCTCAGCTTTGCGCAGCGGCGCAAGAACAGGCCCGTTCAATGGCGACTGCCCCTCTTCCCGCTTCAATGGGGATCATGGCTGATCGTTTGACGGCGCGGTTGGACTCCGTACGGGCGATGCAGGCGGCGATCGCGCCACTCTACGCCATTTTGACTCCAGAACAGAAGAAAAAGGCTGACGAAATCATGAAAGGCGTCTCAGGAATGTGA
- a CDS encoding ATP-grasp fold amidoligase family protein, with amino-acid sequence MNAGIRVFLKAFLPAPLLKTGQVGQDFIRKRYAKITSQRLVRRLERQPGSIFKKPPRAGYSRGINFYARRDLIDAIAKAIYDYKLYHGVYPKLMTPQRLNEKITWAKFFSELRVPESGDKLSTEKFIPPELEGAISCPTVVWRSAFFQLPNNGEVAAGDYYLKANHGSGFVKRLSYPLSDQDRSAAEECTKKWLESAYGLQHGEWWYSCFKKEIFLEESVCDEENSVAVMFHVFHGTVHMITACKKSRSGTVEKSLWLDSDFVPLPQCSEAPRLDISFAFETKRTLKHLASCIGSQFRYVRVDFLLDHAERPFLGELTFAPNNGLMCWPEQLDFWLGGKWILDDAVGSTHLGSKREISS; translated from the coding sequence ATGAACGCGGGCATCAGAGTCTTTTTGAAAGCATTTTTACCCGCGCCCCTGCTGAAGACGGGACAGGTCGGGCAGGATTTCATCCGAAAGCGTTACGCCAAGATCACTTCACAGCGTTTGGTTAGGCGCTTGGAAAGGCAGCCTGGATCAATTTTCAAGAAACCGCCCCGGGCTGGCTATTCGCGCGGAATCAATTTTTATGCGAGGCGCGATCTCATAGATGCAATCGCAAAAGCCATCTACGACTACAAATTGTACCATGGCGTCTATCCAAAGCTCATGACCCCACAGCGCCTGAATGAAAAAATCACTTGGGCGAAGTTTTTCTCCGAGTTACGCGTGCCGGAAAGCGGGGATAAGCTCTCAACGGAAAAGTTCATACCTCCAGAACTTGAGGGCGCGATTTCGTGCCCGACAGTGGTTTGGCGTTCGGCTTTCTTTCAATTGCCCAACAATGGTGAAGTTGCAGCCGGCGATTATTATTTGAAGGCTAATCACGGCAGCGGCTTTGTCAAACGACTATCCTACCCTTTGTCGGACCAAGATCGGTCGGCGGCAGAGGAATGTACTAAGAAATGGCTAGAGAGCGCCTACGGGCTTCAACACGGGGAATGGTGGTATAGCTGCTTCAAAAAAGAAATCTTCCTCGAAGAATCGGTTTGCGACGAGGAGAATTCAGTTGCAGTCATGTTTCATGTTTTCCATGGGACCGTGCACATGATTACGGCGTGTAAGAAAAGCCGCTCGGGAACCGTGGAAAAATCACTCTGGCTTGATTCCGACTTCGTTCCCCTTCCTCAGTGCAGCGAGGCGCCCAGGTTGGATATTTCATTTGCCTTCGAAACCAAACGGACCCTAAAGCACCTCGCGTCATGCATCGGCAGTCAATTTCGATATGTGAGAGTTGACTTTCTTCTGGATCATGCAGAGCGGCCATTTTTAGGTGAACTAACCTTCGCGCCAAACAATGGACTCATGTGTTGGCCGGAGCAATTGGACTTCTGGCTCGGGGGAAAGTGGATTTTAGATGACGCTGTCGGCTCAACGCACCTTGGCTCGAAACGTGAAATAAGCTCGTAA
- a CDS encoding class I SAM-dependent methyltransferase, with product MGANETNFTPYGSRFATHIGDYIRLATQFPTIRAREFEALVNFADLRRPESVLEAPAEGRIIERLLPKTKVVRADMMEVKSADAGHIDLTNWTLANFENDRFDAVLSIVPIHHAGEEEKRAYVDGAFRVLRANGVLAFGEVQRNSKVHTFLDEFVNTYSKTGHVGAYVERDFLTTLDDVGFEQTSSELLNCDWIFDSYDAVFFYVTRLFDLEGLTHDVLIEILATQFGLKRDRDKIVMPWELLFFRGVKPSS from the coding sequence ATGGGCGCAAACGAAACGAATTTCACACCCTATGGCTCTCGATTTGCTACGCACATCGGTGACTACATAAGGCTTGCCACTCAATTTCCTACGATTCGTGCGCGTGAATTCGAAGCTCTCGTGAACTTCGCCGACCTGCGACGTCCAGAATCTGTTCTGGAGGCGCCAGCGGAGGGCCGCATCATCGAACGGCTCCTGCCCAAAACGAAGGTAGTTAGAGCCGACATGATGGAGGTGAAATCCGCGGATGCTGGACATATCGATCTGACAAACTGGACTCTTGCAAATTTTGAAAACGATCGGTTCGACGCGGTGCTCTCCATCGTGCCGATACATCATGCCGGCGAAGAAGAAAAGAGAGCCTACGTCGATGGCGCGTTTCGCGTTTTGCGGGCAAACGGAGTACTTGCTTTTGGAGAAGTGCAGCGCAACTCCAAAGTCCATACTTTTCTTGACGAGTTTGTGAATACGTATAGCAAGACTGGCCATGTCGGAGCATATGTCGAAAGGGACTTTCTGACGACACTGGATGATGTCGGCTTCGAGCAAACGTCAAGCGAACTTCTTAATTGTGACTGGATATTCGATTCGTATGATGCCGTTTTCTTCTACGTAACCAGACTATTTGACCTTGAAGGACTGACGCATGATGTTTTAATTGAAATTCTGGCTACACAGTTCGGCTTGAAAAGAGATAGAGACAAGATAGTCATGCCATGGGAGTTGCTTTTCTTTCGTGGGGTCAAGCCCTCTAGCTGA
- a CDS encoding putative nucleotide-diphospho-sugar transferase has product MDIVKTDSILPDTTLITVCTAGYLPFILNLHASLEQIGLGGELVVYTPDPSVQQMLSARGIRAEVFGRNSYNKWTNFGESGWCETMAYKYAVAAEILKTGKKVFFVDGDIVFLRNPGEHLKLILETTTAPLIMQFESPKGVYCAGFWLARPDPVVLELFRDIQSHLVEIKTDFSDQECLNRLGRERDIKVHALDVELFACANQFLGRDMLDTPERIDRPSTPFPFDSAYVLHFNYLIGKKQKIQAMAKYNAIYYQGLLEAAEEKLFSWNNLSDRAHRLRRRLSRRFGLEWLKKTLLYSWPDTR; this is encoded by the coding sequence ATGGACATCGTCAAAACCGACTCAATCCTCCCCGATACTACCTTGATCACAGTCTGCACAGCTGGATATTTGCCCTTTATCTTGAATTTGCATGCATCTCTCGAGCAAATCGGATTGGGTGGCGAACTCGTCGTTTACACGCCTGATCCCTCCGTGCAGCAAATGTTATCGGCTAGGGGAATTCGGGCAGAGGTCTTCGGGCGTAATTCCTATAACAAATGGACAAATTTCGGCGAAAGCGGATGGTGCGAAACGATGGCGTACAAGTACGCCGTGGCGGCTGAAATATTGAAAACCGGTAAGAAAGTTTTTTTTGTTGATGGCGATATTGTCTTCTTACGAAATCCTGGCGAACATCTCAAATTGATCTTGGAGACCACCACAGCTCCGCTCATTATGCAATTTGAAAGTCCGAAAGGCGTGTACTGTGCAGGATTTTGGCTCGCCAGGCCTGACCCGGTAGTTTTGGAGCTCTTTCGAGATATCCAATCGCACCTCGTCGAGATCAAAACAGATTTCAGCGATCAGGAATGCCTTAACCGATTGGGCCGCGAACGAGACATCAAGGTCCACGCGCTGGATGTAGAGCTGTTCGCGTGCGCAAATCAGTTCCTAGGTCGAGATATGTTGGACACTCCCGAACGTATTGACCGGCCCTCGACGCCGTTTCCGTTCGATTCGGCTTACGTCTTGCATTTTAATTACTTGATCGGGAAAAAGCAGAAAATCCAGGCTATGGCAAAATACAACGCTATCTATTACCAGGGCCTGCTGGAGGCAGCTGAGGAAAAGCTGTTTTCTTGGAACAACCTCTCCGATCGCGCTCATCGCCTGCGGCGTCGGTTATCGAGGCGCTTCGGCTTGGAGTGGCTGAAGAAGACCCTCCTGTATTCTTGGCCTGATACGCGATGA